The nucleotide window CACTCTCATGACGCTTACGTCCACTTTACAGTACAGTCTATACTGTACCCGCCCACTTTTAAACGACCCTCATACCGGAAGTAAATGTATACTACAACCACACAAGACGCGTCTGTCAGCCATCATGGGAAGTGCAAGATCTGAACATACACTGGATGacctgaaaatatttttatgatatgcattgttgaaaaaaaatttttacactTAAACTGCACCATTTTTATATCAGTCATTTTGTATTactgattatgattattagtCTGTGTATttgttcataaaataaaaactcaaactCCACAACACACTATATCTTCATCACACAGTGACGATTTAACATACAATCAGCTTTAATATTGCTGGCTTAattaggatttatttatttattaataaatataacgcGGTTTATTTTGCATTACTTTGTAGTCTTCGACTGTCTCTGACCTTTCCAAAATGGCGACAGTTATAATTAGTAATTAATGATGCTCGAGTACAACGCGGGTGTTTATGATACGCGTAGTTATAAAACCGTCGATTAttgtaaaaacaacaacaacaaaattttatttcataattaattaataataataaagggtGATACAAAGCAAATCTTACTCAATAGAGTATCTTTAACTTATAAAATTAACACTAAATTAATTATACTAATAATTAAACTACTACTAATTACTAATACTAATTACAATTGTCTTTtgatttaacaaataaattactAAGTTGTAGCCTTTTCTTCTTCGTCTTTCGGCTTATTAACGGtttccacagcggatcatccatctccattacctctgtcctctacatctgcctctttcaacccaactacctgcatgtcttccttcaccacatccataaaccttctccttggccttccttttccctccttcctggtggctccatcctcagcattctcctaccaatataccccatgtccctcctttgcacatgtccaaaccatctcaatctcacctcacTCACCTTGTCTTGTCTATTTAAGGGACATGTGCTGTCCcttaaataaactcatttttaaacctgtccatcctcatcactcccaacgaaaacctcaacatcttcagctctgctaccttcagctccacctcctgtcttttactcaatgccactgtctctaaaccatacaacatcgcaggtctcaccacagtcctataaaccttccctttcactctcgcagatactcttctatcacaaatcactcctgctatcactcacctccacccactccaccctgcctgcactcttttcttcacttctctaacacactctccattacttttgcactgttgaccccaggtacctgaactcctccaccttctccacctcttctccctgcaaccgcaccactccactgccctccctctcatttacacacatgtactttgtcttactcctactgactttcattccccttctctccaatgcatacctccacctctccaggctcttctcaacctgctccctactctcaccacaaatcacaatatcatccgcaaacatcattgtacagggagactcctgtcttacctcgtccatcaacctgtccatcaccactgcaaacagtaaagggctcagagccaaaccttgatgcagtccaacctccaccttgaaccattctgtcattcctactgcacacttcactgctgtcacactgtcctcatacatgtcctgcaccaccatcacatacttctctgacacacctgacttccttatacagtacctctgtcatacactttctctaaatccaaaaaacacacaatgcaacccttattcttaaagatcggtaccagcacactctttctcttttcctcaggCATGCTTTCACCTTGTAGCTTTTTGATATGTACaaaccagccattagggttgcacaagcaagTGCACTCTTAATGCCAGTCagaagcccagataaatggggagggttgtgtaaagaagggcatccagtgtaaaactcgtgccaaatcaaatatgcagatcacaaaacTAAAATTTCATACCAaattggtcgaggcccgggtcATTACCAATGACCGCCCCAAGTATTGTTAGTAACAGGGTACCGGtagaaattgggctactgttggccaaaagaggagaaggagaggagggagatgggaaaggagaagtggaggagagtggagtaaataatgcacaataaatgttggtactatgactggtaaagggagagataaCTGATATAAAcaggttgtgtgttcaggagaacaagcggaaagggagtaaggccaggaacattagaggtgggttcaaactgttctataatggtgtggatggaaagataaatggtgtaggggtgatcctgaagaaaGAGTACACTAAGAATGTAGTGCAGGTGAacagagtttctgatagggtgatgatcgtgaagctgaaagttgaaggggtgatgataaatgtcatcagtgcctatgctccacaagtgggctgtgagatggaggagaaggaaaaatctggagtgagttagatgaagtggtagaaggtgtacctatgaaagaacaattggtgattggggcagactttaatgttggtgaagggaacaaagaaaaggatttgtagcgattgacagagctgaagatgttgagatgctCATTGGAAGTGAcaagaatggacaggattagaaataagtttattagaccgatgtaggacattttggagacaaagtgagagatgcgtgattgagatggtttggacttgtgcagaggagagacatggggtatatcagcaGAAGAATGccgagaatggagccaccaggtagagaggaaggccaaggagaaggtttatggatgcaGTGGATTGCAggatgcaggtagttggtttgaaagaggcagatgtagaggacagagtagtatgcagacggatgatctgctgtggcgatcccctaatgggagccaccgaaagaagaagaggatgtaGAAGACAAGATagtgtggagatggatgatccgctgtggcaaccactaacaggagcagccaaaagaagaagaagaagccttTTGATATGTACAACAATCTTGTCGATATCGagatatgaaaaatataaagtgtaaaCAGTGCCACCCAGTGGGCACTACAGACAGGTACAATGCATTACACCAGGAGTGCCCAAACTTTTGTCGTATGAAGGGGCAAAAATCAAGCTTGACTGAAGGCTGTGAGTCGAAAATTAATGTCGCATTGCaccaaatattataaataaaattaaagttgtCATGGCTCCTCTAATTCATGATTTCATAATGTTAAATGGTAAATAAATCATTGCGTGCTTCTAAAAAAGAGGCAGATAAAATGTAGAATTAAATGGAGTAACTGTGGAATATTGTTAGAAATCCATGTGAACAAAGTTGTAAGGAAGAAATTAACCACTAAAAGTCAACTAATGACATCATATATAAATTAGCATATAAGttgaaaacatgaacaaaattatatatttaaaaaactgcatatttataaaatgtttcattatcTATTAAGCATCTAACTAATGAGCCGTTAAAAAAGTTAACTGTTTATGTATGAAATAGTAAACTATTTATGactatttaaactatttatatttcagcaagacaatgtaAAATCTTATACTGCATTTATTAGAAGAGCATTGCTCGATATTAGAAGAGTCTGAGTCCTGAAATTtaacatttgaaaatattttgcatatcatgaaacataaaatatagatataacAAAGAAGCCCAGTCTGTGTCTTAATAAATCAggactaaaatgtatttatttattgatggagactttaaagcactttgtaagtgtgtgtggataaaagcatctgccaaatgtcattaatgtaaatgtatttagctAGCCGGTTACCAAATGTATTAGATAGACAGCTAACTAACAACAACCCTGTAATTtcatttaaagagaaaaaaagacaaagccaTAAACTGAAGGAATAAAGTATTTAATATgtcaaaaaaatataacaacatTTTCATTTCAGCTTTCAAACGAGCTTTTCTGTCACCAGCTGACAAATCTGGTACTTTAGCCTGCTAGCTAGTAAGCAAGATGGCCACCTAGCAAGCTAGCCACTTATTAATCCGACACACATGTACAGTTTAAACTAAACAAATCCAAACacaatgctttattttactCAGTGTTGTgatgaagagagaagagaattgtgatttatttaatcCGCACACAAATATAACAGTAAGTAGTagtagagagagaaaaaaaaaaacagcaccaaaattgaaataaaataatatgtaatGAATTCTGTAAGTTAAAGATGACAAAACTTCActtgtgtttgcttttttaaacaaaataaaactatatgaAATGAACctggacatgtgtgtgtgtgtgtgtgtgtgtgtgtgtgtgtgtgtgtgtgtgtgtgtgtgtgcttttctaCATGTTTTACCTCATAGTGTATtaacatattatacaatatttcaCAGAGAAAAGTACGGGATCTACTTTACCAAGCggatgaataaattaaaagtcGCTGTTCGGCCCCGTCACTATTTACAATtactttgtaatttttttatacaaacataatttttttgctaATAGCGGTTGAGTTTAGATTATTTTTAGcacaataattttattaataaaaaacataaaaaacatactGTTAGTATTGTAGATTATTATATGGTTAATGAGAATATGTTcaaaatgttgtattatatgtagagaaaaaggtaaaataaaaaaacacaaataaacaacaacttTATAACACTTTATAAACTAAACCTTTTCTGTCATCATGACAAATACTTACTCTATCCACAGATCATTGTTTTGAAGAATTAAACCGGACATCAGTTCACGTCCTATAAAGCGATGAGCGATGCAGTGATACAAGcaatacacaaaacaataataataataataaaaaaaaaggaataaactgTATTTTCTGAACTGTAAGACACATTAGTGTTGCAAAACCTAATACTTCATTAATTTCTGTCCTTATGATCGCAGATTAGCTATTAGCCTAGTTATAGCAGCATCACTTTTagctttttaaatcaaataatgcAGAATTTCTCGAGTAAGAAAACGCTGTTTTCTACACACATGCAATTGCTGTGTTTCAATCAGAAGCCAGGTCCCTCAGTAGGCAGCCGCTCATGTAGAGATTGTTTAAAATCATACATTAATCACTCGTTTTGTACGTTGTTAGTGTTTATTGCGCAAGTAGTAAACTAGTAGAAAATCGTTGTTTGGTTACATTTATTTGTCTAACATAACACAACATGAAAGCTCGTACACAGTAACTAGCTTAACCACAGCCATCTAACTAAAATTTCCGATGAATGACAACacgtcatatatatattttatacgtTTGATACCGATTGTACAtattaactcagtttatgtaactGTGTTACTGCGGGATGAAAACAAGACACCAGAAAGAAACTACATGCTAACATCATAAACAAATGTATCTCTTTTCAATTAGTAATTATTTGAAACTGGAGTATCAATCATAACATCATAATCATCACGTAGCTGCATGCAATTTAGTTTTTGACGTCTTTTTCGTCAATTGAAACTAAAAGTTAGCATTTTTCTTTGCTGTCCTCTAAAGTGAATTAATACGTTAACTCGATTATCGTTACAAACATAAAGCTTTGTGGAGTGATAAACTGAATAAGACCAGTTTAGTGTTAGACATCGTTGGATTATTAGGCTTCGGTAAAGACGGTTACTATGGCAACACTAACAGGGCAAACACTAAACTGCGCTATCCCTGTAGGGGGTACTCAAGCACATAACTGGAAGTAGAACGTGCTGCTACATTAGAGTGACTTATATACTGAGgtggtaaatatatatattttttttatgtggaatTTCAGTgtgcttatagtccagaaaataggGCACCAAAGAatgttttgaaagaaaaataaattaatgacaGGAGCGCTGGTCTCTTCTTTATTAGCCAAGTGTAAATGTAGTGTGCTCTCCACTCCTCTGTTGCCACACAAGCATTCCTATACCTGGACTTATATTATGGGATGCGTGGTGCTGAGCGGTCGTTGGTGGTGGTTTTCTTCAGTCGGACTCCTCTTCTAATGGACTGTAGCATGGTGTCTTCCTCTTCCACAGCACCCTCATGCCCTTCGTAGGCAGCAGACAGGGGTGGGGGGTTAGTGGACGCTTGACCGCTCCACGACTCCACCGGCAGTACGGATTCCGGCTCCATGTCATCGCTTGGCTCCACTTCTTCATTAGGTTCAACTCCCATGAAGTCGGGTACGGTGGGGGTCATGACAGGGATGACGGGGGTTTGGATGGGGACAGGGCCAGTGCCCCGGCGCACAGAGGGTTTGGTGGAAGGGGTGCGGCGGATGGTGGCCACGCCCGGGACTGCAGGGACCGAGGGGATTCCTGCGGTGGAAGCGGGACGTTTGGTCTGGAACAGTTTGCGGTAACTCTGGCCGAGGTCGCTGTTCCGTGGGACAGTGGAGGATTTATCAAAGTCCGGCTGCTCGGAGAAATAATCGTAATCGGACACTGTGGGGAGGAAAGAGATGGAGCTCAGGTATGACTCAggaatttataaaatgtattacactGAGTTTTATTTTCAGGTCATTTATATGACCAATTTCTCAATCACTTCTCTTCCCTCCCTggcttcttttctctcttgtaatacttctctctcttttctggtCCCTCAATTCTTCCATCTCATGCATTCTTCCTTTAATTCATTTGTCCTGTgcttttcttccatcatttctttCCCTTGCTTTACTTCATGCCCTCCTCTTTtccatcttttcttctttctttcataaATTCCTTCttccctctcttctttctctctttaattCTAGATATTTCTTGCCGTCCTTCCTTCTTCTCTTTTggctctgtttctttttcttcgtCCCCTTTCCCCTGATTTTttagcctttcttttttctccatctcttatcttatttctctctttccacAATTATTTTCCtactctctttttcttcccttAAATCTTTCATCTGTCTCCTTTCCCTTTTACTCCTTGCTAATTTTGTGCCACCCGTGATTTTGCCTCCCCCTCCCCAACCcatccctctctcacacacacacacacacacacacacacacacacacacacacacacactgaccctgAGAGGGGATGGTGTCCTCAGAGCAGCAGGGTGTGGTACTCTGAGTGCTGTATCCACTGGAACATTGGAGTGAGTCTCTGCTGGAGCGCTGAGCATCCAACTGCAGACCACAAGACAGAGCCAAAGCCAAATCCTGCTGAACCTGCacctcctaaacacacacacacacacacacacacacacacacacacacacacacacacacacacacacacattataccaTTATCGTCTGTTGTACTTCATGAGATTTCGTTcataattgtataaataaatacataaataaatacacatggCTGTgtgtaaagacagacagatgtatTTTAAGGGTTATTATCAGACACTGACATGACTGACATGTGGTGTATTAGAGATGCTCCTGGTTAACTGATTGTCCTCCGGCTGGGTGGGGTTTAAGGTCGGCTGGTATGAGCCGTTTGAATCCAGCGCCTCCTTTGGCTCCTTTTTCTTCCTCAGTGTGTTCACCATAGGCTGATCATATGGGCCTGGTTTAGCCCAGTCCTACATccacaacattattattataccatTAATACACAacgttgtattattattattattattattattattattattattattattattattattaacaacaatTCTGGATTTTACTGTATTCTCAACATTAGCCACTGGGTGGCGACCTTTAACTGAGTAGTCGGCCTGATTGTTTTGTAAATGCTTCACTATACCAATGAAGCGTCTTAATTTTACTTAATCAGTTTCTCTTGATAAAAACCATGAAGTAGCTAAATGGATCACAGTTTGTGAATCAGTGTTCATATGTCACTGTGACTTGCCAGTGAATCAATGTTTCGGGCAGTACGTCTCTCTAAACCAGCTTCAATCAGTGAATCAGTATTCACTCTTAGGGCAGTGATTATGATACAAACCTTCCAGCTGGGGATCTTGGAGGATGGGGGGAGCATGCCAGGGGTCAGCGTGGAGTAATGGGGGTAATCAGGTATCAGTGCTGAGCCTGGCCTCGACCACGACCTCAGAGTGGAGGAAGAGTATGAAGGGGaagaggagggggaggaggtATTTGGAGGAAAGGGGAAGACCACTCCAGAAAGGTACGGGGCCTCTGCAGGGCCGTAGTGGTCGTAGCCGTTTGACAGCTGAGTATGGTGAAGTGGACGaatgacaaaaaacaaatgggagaaagaaataaaaataaaatcatgaatgaatgaacaaagcCACACAATaagactgagagaaaaaaaaggcaaaataaagCAGCATGATgcaaataatatattacaaatacaaaaaaggaTCTGATAATGGAGGGAATGTCCAATGGGAAGTGGCCTAATTCACGAGTAAGCCAACAGGAAGTGGCACTGGTGGGCAACGAGCCAATCAGCAGTCACCTTTTCAGTGGAAGAGCTGCACTCGCTGACCGACTGAGCTGATTCAGAGGAATCCGACGAAGCAGAGCTGGAAGGCAGCTGCATACAGCGGACAGGATGAACAGAAGACACGCCCACAGACACACCCATACCACagacacaaccacacaacaagGGGAAAAGAAGAGAGCacaaataatgaaaacagaaaaagtgtACCAGTGAAAGAATGAGACAGAAAAAAGGCATCAGGcaaacagacaaagagacagagatcgagtgagaaagacagagagaaagagagagagagagagagagagagagagagagagagagagagagagagagaaggagaaaaagacagagagagagaaatacagaagCCACAGGTTAGATGCATGAAAAGCCCCGGAAGCAGCAGTGTTAGTGCAAGGAATCAGTGTTTACATGTACACTAATAATCTGATCTGTATTTGGGGTTgagtacaaaagtaaaaaaaataaataaaaaaaatgataagatGCTATTTTATAAATGATCTACAAAACGTGTAgaagtgaaaatgaaagaagtgtGTACCACATTACAGCAATCCAAAACACTGTATAAccaaaaaatcataataattccCTCTCACGCTCCAGACGCAATGCAATGTGTGACAAGGTGCAATCTTAAAATAAAGAGATATTTGAGCAAGCATAATAAAgtcattttttgtcatttttaaaaataaatcagtaaatcaGTCTAAAATGTCCAAATGATCAAAATAAACTAATCAAAAGCAATACAAACGCTGCTTCAAACAAAACGCTTTGAACTGTAAACCTGGACTTTTCTGGACATCACAAAATTAGATTTTGTAGTTATCAGATTATTGTGCACACGTAAACACATTAGCAAAAACACATGGGTCAGATTAAACAGCCtgagcagacaaaaaaaacccaaacaaacgcaaatgtctgtttttatctgctttagCAGCACCAGATTCAGAATCCTAAACCCtgatcttattattattttttttatactgaaaAACTGCATAATGCCAATGTTTGAGATGACCTCAGAGTGAATAATGCATTCAATCCCATTTCCTTCGGCGGTTAAACTCACTAGGgccacttttttactttttatgagGCTGAATAGACCCAAAGACACCAAAAACACAGCGACACGTTCAGTGATTGTGAGCTGAAATCGCAAGGCTTTGTGAACTGCAAGGGGAATAAATGAGCCCCTCCATAATTAGAGTCAGACTTGGCCTCTTTTTAAAACTTGGAGCCAAAAACACCAACAAGGAAAAGAATACGCAGACAAAGAATAAGCGCTCATGTCCCCTTTAGCTTCCTGTCGTTGTTAGCTCGGTTGGTGTGATTAGCTAAACTGTCCATTTGTGGTGGGAGCTGAGCTGGATTCGGATCATTAACGTGGATATCGTAGCAATTAGACTGGCCCTTGTGAGGCCAGGGAGTCCCAGCGGATCATGGGAAAGTGGAGATCGACATGAgagcagagaggaaaaaaaaaagaaagaaagctgggGGCCGAATGGAAGTCTCGTAAAATCTGGCTAGCAGTTATAAAAAACCTcagtcttaaataaataaat belongs to Silurus meridionalis isolate SWU-2019-XX chromosome 4, ASM1480568v1, whole genome shotgun sequence and includes:
- the LOC124383802 gene encoding protein MTSS 1-like isoform X6 — its product is MEAVMEKECSALGGLFQAIINDMKSSYPVWEDFISKAGKLQAQIRTTVMAVAAFLDAFQKVADLATGTRGGTRDIGSALTRMCMRHRSIEAKLKQFSTTFTDCLINPLQEQLEEWKRGANTLDKDHAKEYKKARQEIKKKSSDTLKLQKKAKKADALGRGDIQPQLDSAVQDVTDKYFMLEETEKQAVRKALIEERARFCIFVSMIRPVVDEEMAMLGEIVHLQTIAEDLKALTMDPHKLPPSSEQIIHDLKGSDYSWSYQTPPSSPSTTMSRKSSMCSSLNSVNSSDSRSSGSLSHSSSPLYRYHSITVPQQVPARLASVSSHDSGFASHDAFQSKSPSPMPSEPVTQLSNGYDHYGPAEAPYLSGVVFPFPPNTSSPSSSPSYSSSTLRSWSRPGSALIPDYPHYSTLTPGMLPPSSKIPSWKDWAKPGPYDQPMVNTLRKKKEPKEALDSNGSYQPTLNPTQPEDNQLTRSISNTPHVSHEVQVQQDLALALSCGLQLDAQRSSRDSLQCSSGYSTQSTTPCCSEDTIPSQVSDYDYFSEQPDFDKSSTVPRNSDLGQSYRKLFQTKRPASTAGIPSVPAVPGVATIRRTPSTKPSVRRGTGPVPIQTPVIPVMTPTVPDFMGVEPNEEVEPSDDMEPESVLPVESWSGQASTNPPPLSAAYEGHEGAVEEEDTMLQSIRRGVRLKKTTTNDRSAPRIP